Genomic DNA from Garra rufa chromosome 18, GarRuf1.0, whole genome shotgun sequence:
cttattcaggtcagtactaaataaaataaaaataacatgcattctgtatgatccctcatattttgctaaaacaattaacatttagcagattctgcaaggtgtatgcaaagttttgacgtcaactgtatcctcttcatcactcaagaaaaacaaacatcTTCACAAAACGAGATCCATGACATCTTGTTTTTCCAATCACCACACAGTGCAAACACCGAGCAGAGTTCTGTATCTAGCATACTTTAATCATAGCTCTATTGAAATAAAAGAGATCCATGGTAGTTAAAACACTATTCTAAATAGCAAACTGAGATGAAGACAGCAAAAATGTCCACTACTCTATCAGAACAAGAACAGATAGCATATTTGTCTATATTTCTTTATCATCTGTATTTACAGGAATCTTAACTCGTCTTAAGCTGTGAGTGACATATATTTGCTCTCAAGAGGGAAATAAATGTTAAAGGGGAAATTAGACATCACTTCAAATCCGCTTGATttcaatgttaatgttaaaacGTACGTGTACCATCGTCCCTGATAATGTTTCAAGTTGGTTTTAGTCATTAGGGTCCACTTTTTTGAAAAATGTCCATTTAAGGCAAAGAGAATAGGGAATGCTGGAAGTCCACGAGCGGAGAGCCTGTGTCCTTCCTTAAAATTTGAGGTAACGACAGCCCGAAGAGGTCTTGACATTATTAGTGGGATGAActgagatttttttctttttagaggGGGGAATCAATTCAGTTTCTGTAAACCCCTTTTCTGCTTTTCATCATTAGCACCCACCTATGTACAGACTATAAGATCTCCTCGACGCCGTGAGCGAAGATCATAACCAACCCTGGCTCCAGAATCATATCTTCACCCATGTGCTGGTTCTCACAAGCCATCACCACCACGGCCTGCTTTCCCGGAATGCGCTTGGCCACATAGTTTTCGTAATATCGGCGGTTCATCTGCCGCGTCTCCAGCGTGGCCAAGCCCTGAGGCCAGTTACGCTCGTGGGCGTTCTCGATGAGGTCATTGACGATCGACAACGGGCATCCACTGTCTATGAGCGACCGTTTGATGACGGCCTGGAGGACGGCGTCGGGCGTGGAGATCATTCCTCCCCAGCGGGTCACACGAGCAGGCTGGAGAGAGTTCACCCACCTGTGGCCACACGAGAGTAGTTAGTTTGAGAGTCATCTGTTTAGCAATTATGGAATTAGCATTACGGTTATTCATCAGTATTTAAGAGCAAATTACATAATTTACCTCTTAATGTCTATAAGTAGTCTTAATGTATCCATAaatgtcttaagtagcatgggtatatttgtagcaatagctaaaaatacattgtatgggtcaaaatgattgatttttcttttatgccaaaaaaccagtgttgtttttgacaaccatcttagatttagtcttagtcttttggactaaaatgcttcttagttttagtcaaattttagtcacttctatatgtgattagttttagtccaattttagtcgacgaaaagtcaaaaaggttttagtctagttttagtcaaaaaaagggaaaaaagtagtcttttaacaaattaatgtaggtcagtaagtattttgctgttgggtagtgtcacttataagttctgaaaatagcagatctatagttcaacacaatgtgagcttccggatcgactattttcaccaataattacaataatgaaggaatggttttagacataaaagacaaacaaggatggaatgctaaaacggcttgccatactagtatagtaaagagtatttaatgctaaaacggcttgccatagcgtcagatactttttaagttttaattggcatgcacaataagcggaaatgtcatgcattttaaacgtctgacggaccacccactaacattttcgtctattctcgtctcgtcaacgaaaactcacacacgtctcgtcatgttttagtcatcaacgagccatttttatctcgtcatcgtctcgttatcgtcatgaaaaaaagtggcgtcaacgaaatgatttcatcatcgtcatcgttgacgaaaacaacactgcaaaaaacaaagtaaagatcatgctccattaagatattttgtaattttcctactgtaaatatataaaaactttttttttagtttagtaatatgcattgctaaaaacttcatttggacaactttaaaggcgattttctcaatacctTTTTACTGATTTTTTTGTTGTAAACCTGAATATATAGTTTTAagtctaaatatatatatgtaaattgtgaatatgtACTTTTAATTCTGAATATTTACATGAAAGTTGCAATATATAGATATCAGTCTAAATGTATAGATGAAACCTGGATATATAAGTGCGAATCATAGATATATCTATAGAGGTTAATCTCaacatatatttataaatcagaatatatagaggTAAACCAGAATGTATAGTTAGAATTCGGAATATATAGGAGTAAATCATAATATAGATTTAGAAAtttgaatataaaaatgtaaatcagaatatataattgtaagcctgaatatatatatacaaattgtaacataaaaatgtaaatcagaatatatagaggtaaatctgaatatatagttttaagtctgaatatataaatgtaaattgtgaatatgtACTTATACTGTAATTCTGAATATATACATGAAAGTTTTAATATATAGatataagtctgaatatatagataAAACCTGGATATATAAGAGTGAATCATGAATGTGTATAGAAGTTCatctgaatatttttttataaatcaaaatatatagaggtaaatcagaatatatagttagaattctgaatatatagaagttaATCAGAATATAgatttaaaaatctgaatataaaaatgtaaattagaaTATATAGCTgcaagtctgaatatatagataaaaattgtaatataaaaaatgtaaatcatgaatatatgagaccctggaccacaaaaccagtcttaagtcgctggggtatatttgtagcaatagccaaaaatacattgtatgggtcaaaattattgatttttcttttatgtcaaaaatcattaggaaattaagtaaagatcatgttacattaagattttttttgtaaaattcctactgtaaacctatcaaaatgtaattttttattagtaatatgcattgttaagaacttaatttggacaactttaaaggtgattttctcagtattttgatttttttgcacccttagattccagattttcaaatagatgtatctcggccaaatattgtcctatcctaacaaactatacatcaatagaaagcttatttattgagctttcatatgatgtatatatctcagttttgtaaaatttaaccttatgactggttttgtggtccagggtcacatatagaggtAAGTCTGACTATATTAATGTAAATTGTGAAAATGTACTTATATATTGCATCCTTCAtgtatatattcagaattataagTCTGAATATACAGATAAAAACAGGATATATAAGTGTGAATCATAAATGTGTAGTTAATCTGAATATATAATTAAAAGTCTAAATAAATAGAAtctgaaatataataatatagatgtaaattgtaaatatataattGTAAATTAGAATGTATATTTATGTCTTGAGTATTAAATGgaaatctgaatatatatataataattgtgTACATCTCAacataaatacagtatatatgtATTAGGCATGTCAATATAGACAgatgtttttattactttttttaataaaacagtaTGCCTATGTATCCTGCAGACATTGtactataataattaattattataattaataattaaataactgtaattatTGCTGTAAACTGTTATACAACtgcttattatatatatatatatatattattattattattttttttttttaacagttaaaCAGTCTGTATTGTATACATATTGACTTAAAAGATACAGGAGAAGAACATATCACTCACTCTAGGATCTCATTGTACTCTATGCTCTCCTCCAGGTTCTGTAAATTAGGGTTAGCGCTGCGTATCGCTCGCATGTAAGCTTTCAGGAGCTGGATGTCACGTTTCTGAATAAGACAAATCATGAGGATATTAAAAACAGTGTGATGTTTGCTGATCAGTGCAGAAAATCCAAGATTTTACACTCAAATTCACTTTGACAtaataacagtgacatttatgCAACTTCATAAGGCATAAAACACAGGTCTGACCTGTTCTGCAAGTTGATGCTTGTGCTCAGCTGCAGTCTTTTCTAAATCTGCAATTTTGGTCTGCTGTTGCTGCACCACGCTGCGTAGGTGCTTAATGCAGTTGTGATTGGGCATCTCATCTTTGGGCATTTCGAGCCTGCAgagtaaaaaaaaagcaaatgtgaTAAAAAGTCAAACAAACAATTAACAGCTGTTCACACAGGATACAttcttgcatttaaaaaaaacactgatgCAGAGCTGAAAAAGACGCTGAGGAAGCAGAGAACTATGGCACTACAGTCAAACACATCTATATAGTACATGAATGGGCAAAGTGGGAACAAGATGAGTATAGTAGATACCCGCAGCCTTCTTCACACGTGACGGGACGTTTGGGGTTGTGCTCGCAGTCCTTGAGGTGTGACTGCAGCTGGTCGAGCCGAAGGGTGGCCGTGCAGCCAAAGCCGGCATTATCACAGGAGATCTGCAGCTTGGAAAGCATGTTACGCATGATGCGGGGAACGGGTCGAAGATGGGCGAGAGTCACCACGGTGCGGTCCACAGGGCAGATCTGCTGCTGTGCAAACCACTGTGTGATGCAGGCGTTACAGAAAGCATGCTCACAATGCGGGGCCTGAGAGAACAGACAGATTGATCAGGGTGTAACTCAACGCCCATTGACTTTTCTTGCTAACTGAAGTGCATTTTTCACACACTTCGCACTGTGTAACTAGGAAAAAATAGCTAAGTAAATCCACTGGCAATAAAGTATTACTAttcttgttattttattattaatgatgatgatgatgataataataataataatattaataaacaattcttttttatgaattaatgaaataacttattgaataataataaagtattataatattattattgttgttggttttaaaaataataataattgtataattaCAGGATTTGTAATATTGTTAATCTTATTTATTAAagtagtaatgataataataataataataataataataataataataaacaattatatttttaaatacttaataaaataactaattgaataataataataattaataacaaacaattctactttaataaaatattattttattaatattattatttttaattactacattaataataataaacaattctacttttacattattaataaaatagcTAATTGCATAATaaagtattattgttattattgattttaatttacttttttataaataaaatggctaaaagaaaaataactattattgttattttattactatggttgattttaaaaaattataattattaatattattaattttaataattaaattaataataaacaattctacttttctattaataaaataactaaaagaataataagtattattgttacattattatcttaaacaataatagtattattttattaatttatattaattttaaattaaaataataataataaacaattctaatttatttctgaataaaataacttattttttataattgcataataataaagtattattgttgttatattattgttattgttgattTTAAGAAATAATAACTGTATAATAATGgtactattatattattaatataattcattttaattattaaattaataataattattattattattttattaattagctGTATTAAtagtttcataatttttttttattcattttattaagtaaacattgtgtgtgcgtgtgtacttTTTTGTAAGCAATATTTTTACAACCATTTTTACAAAATTAGAATTTTAGACCCTTGTGAAGCACATTCACTCAACGATCTTGGAGCAATGATATCTAATAACCGCAAGCTCATAATGTCATGACAGAGGTTAAGCTTCTGTCAATTTCTCAAGGTGTTCTAGgttgaatgaaaataaatatcgACCTGCACTGGCTCCTCGAGCACCCCGCTGCAGATGGGACACAACAGATCCTCGTCCACCTCTCCTTGGAACCTGGTGACGTCGTACCCCATGGCACATTACCAGAACCCTTTGATATCTGAAATGAAACAGGCAGGAATAGTGCATTGAGAACTCAGCCGGTACAATCAAATGCCTGCCAATAGCCTCCGAGACAGGGATGCATGAGAAGAACTGGATGTACAACAGGATGAAACAGAAAACTTATAGCCTTTGTTGGCCATTTTTAGTAAAAATGAAACCAGCACAGGAAAAAGAGGAACTGAAAGCAGGCCTCAAAAAGATTTAAACCTTTGTACTTTGTactatttgcatttttttgcatcTTTTAGTTCACTAAAAGTTCACGATTTGACAGCTGGTATGAAAAGTACAATTAAATATGACAAATTGATAACATATTCTCATGTACATCTTCTGGGCAATCAAAATGATAAACTCAGTATCAGAGTACTCTAAAAAGCCTAAAAACACTGCTCACGCAAATAATAGGTAAAGAATCACTGactgatttatttaattacattgaacttttttttaaatacttcaaTTCTGCTGATACTACTGAAATTTGGCCAAAACAAGGCCCTTTTTCACTTCGCTTGTGGAACAGCCTTTGCACCAGGAGCGTGTCAGTGATGTTAAGACGTTTTGGAACAAATATCACAAAACTCCTTAGAAGCACTAAAAGTAAACTGATAGAGGTTTAATGAACAAGGCATTTTGAGCCGAACATGGAAGGCACTCAATGTCCTGCTACAATACAGATGTAACATAATCGCATTTCCTGTACAAAGGTGACCTTCTTTTTGTTCTTTGTAGAGACACTAGGTCTACACAGCTCTCTCAAGTGAAAAATGCAATGTCTGTGTGTTTGCGTGTAGGCTGGTATGAGATTACTAATGTGGCTAAGAAGAAATATGGGTGCGCTGCAAAGTGTGGCGGCCTACTTAGTAACCCAGCATAATGGGAAAGCATTTTTAATGGCCTAGAGATTGCATTAAGATTAACATTGTGAGGATGGAACACTTCTTTTCTGACTTCATTTTGAGAAACTGCAAACTGGAAGGCGATCATAATCAGTTAGTGTCCAAATAACAAGTGTGAGATAATAAAAACGACTGTTACATTCAGTTTTTTCCTAAGTTTTTGGCTACGTTCTCACTGCAGGTCAATGTGGCCCAAATCTGATTCTCACATGTGACTCAGATCTGGGTTCTTCTAATGGCAAACTgcatggaatctgatcttttcaattcCAATTTGTGGCACTTCCATATGTGGTACTTAATCCAatacaggtcagatgttttgcaatgtgaCTGCAGTGTAAACAGTCATATTGGAATTCATGCGACTTTCACGTCACTCTAGATCGACATTCAACATATTTCCGTGATTTAACATACCCAAAGTTATCAAGACAGTTGCAAAAGGTAGTCAGTTGAAGAGTGATGTATCAGAACTCACAAGTATTACAGTGACCACTCTTTATACAAGCAAACATGAGGTCTTGTATCATAAGTTTCAAAACTCTGCTGTCTTTTGTCAAAtccttgtctttatttttcatattgcctgTGCATAATTTTGCTGGCTTTTGTGGCAGATCACAcgacaaataaatacataatcgCTTACGTAACTTCCTCCATGTTTACTTACGTATGACAGTGCGCTGCACAAGTGTCGCTATATCCACAGTTTTCTCACATGTGTCTCAGATCTGTTTTTCTCATGACAGTGTGAACGCCACAAACTGCATGGCATCCGATCTTTTTAACTCCAATATGTGCCATTTGCATGTGGTACTTAATCCGatacaggtcagatgttttgcaatgtgaCTGCAGTGTAAACAGTCATATTGGAATTCATGCGACTTTCACGTCACTCTAGATCGACATTCAACATATTTCCGTGATTTAACATACCCAAAGTTATCAAGACAGTTGCAAAAGGTAGTCAGTTGAAGAGTGATGTATCAGAACTCACAAGTATTACAGTGACCACTCTTTATACAAGCAAACATGAGGTCTTGTATCATAAGTTTCAAAACTCTGCTGTCTTTTGTCAAAtccttgtctttatttttcatattgcctgTGCATAATTTTGCTGGCTTTTGTGgcagatcacatgacaaataaatacataatcgCTTACGTAACTTCCTCCATGTTTACTTACGTATGACAGTGCGCTGCACAAGTGTCGCTATATCCACAGTTTTCTCACGTGTCTCAGATCTGTTTTTCTCATGACAGTGTGAACGCCACAAACTGCATGGCATCCGATCTTTTTAACTCCAATATGTGCCATTTGCATGTGGTACTTAATCCGatacaggtcagatgttttgTAATGCGACCACAGTGTGAACAGTCATATCGGAATTCATGCGACTTACATCACTCTAGATCAAGATTGTTCTAGATCAAGACTGTCACTCTAGATTCTAGATTGTTTTTCCAACTctgtgggttgaagcgaccccattAACGTGATATTGACCCCCTGGAACGCGATTGGAATAGTTTTGGACTAATTTTGATAAGCAAAAATCTGGCAACCCTGTTCGTATTGTTTATTTGTGCATGTGGGTCAGCCTCAGTTTCTATTTTTCCATATTAAAATGTTACGGTAGCAAAATCATACTCCATGTAGCTGTATATTTAAGATTAAATACACCATGGATGCTTGTGACTGTATCACTTAGCACTTTGTGGCAAGTAAAAGTAGAATGGAAGTAGATTCACAAAATTCACTATTTAAGGATAAAAAGAAAACCTTTTTACAAAATCTACACAAATTTCTGCTAACAATTTCCATTTAAAAAGACTGCAGTGacatattttgaatatatttgagtGTTTTCAGTGCCTACTTATTATTTTGGTATCAGCTATTTAGGATAAACTCTagagctgggttttgacacaaatgtcATGATATAATTCCATTTTGATTCACAATCTTGCAATTCATTTCAATTTCCAATTCAATATTGATTATTTCTGATATATCAGGTAGAGTAGATtacaaattttctcaaggaaaacaaattgaatatgttatatggtgcatatatttaacaaaatgcttGCCTCTagagttttaatttttctagctaATTGGTTTATGATCACAGaacatattttttcttaattttcttttaaatttcttaattttttttatttaacctttatttaaccagaaaAGACTCTGAGATTACAATTTGCTTTTACAGGAGTGTCCTGACCAAAAAAGGCAGCATCAGTTTCATCACCATTttacacaacacaaacaaactAAGAACACTTTAAACAATTACATAtcgagtagggctgcacgatagatcatttcagcatcgtcatcgcgatgtaagcatgcgcgatagtcacatcatggcagtcacgatgcagggcaaaaaaaatttatgtgtgtctgatttaaaaatgtactttctatatttctaaactttctactcacggatctatatttgtctaaaataaagtaattaactcatgtttaaaggttctttaaaaactacaatgcacacatTGCTTctcctacttcatgcatgcagtctctgtgtgcgcatggcgaaatgagcacgggacgggagaaaagcgccgaaatggaagatttggtcgtaaaaagaaacgcaacgtcagtcatatggaagtattttgggtACAAAAAGGAtcctgctgaccaaaaacaggtgctttgtcgggggtgcctggcagttgttgccacaactcgcggaaacactacgaatttaagggaccgttcacatgtcgcgcctaaaaacgcgtggaaaacgctaggcgcaccgctttctccttctttccaaagcgctctgtaacttgagtggcgtctgccgttgctaagcaaccatgacccgcgctctcctaaagacgcggaagtttcagcaaagataaataaacaaagataaatggatttccaaaactaaaaattgcttgcagtaactctgctgctaaaaaatgttatccctgtaacagctatgatcagctgttcctccatcttggctaagcttttaatgtttttcgtgaaaggaagaagctgatttccctttcatcagggtaaaagcaacgttcattattaatttcatattagatttgcctgaattgacagtgaataaggtgagtcaaactgtttatgaaactacccaaaataagctttaaaaagtattttatttcagggttttgattatactgtacttgtacattttttttattctttgtgaattgttatttgatttttaagcagttcaaaacaaactgatgaacataaatgaatttgtacacatcgcaatatatatcgcaagaaaaaaatatattgcaatgtaattttttcccaatatcgtgcagccctaatatcGAGCCATCTTCCATTTGCCAAATAACTGTTTTAAAATAATCCAAAGACAGCATATTTTGTAACTTTTAGTATTTTAAcagacattgtttacaagctgttggATGTCTTTCCACTGATTAAATGATTACATGAGACTGGATATGGATTTCAGTAAGTTTTAGGCTACATTTCTTATTTAAGAATcgttattgttttaaaaaatgagaATCCGTTCAAATCAAtaatttttacccagccctaataaacTCATTCCTAGACTACAAAtgtgtaataatttaataataaataatttacaagaaaTTACATCTGTGttagaacagacagaaagcaGACCTTTTGGCACCACAGAGCACTGAAGATATAAACCATACTAGAATGCATTAACGTCAATGAAAAATGCATGATCAGAGTGATTATATAACACA
This window encodes:
- the rnf41 gene encoding E3 ubiquitin-protein ligase NRDP1 — translated: MGYDVTRFQGEVDEDLLCPICSGVLEEPVQAPHCEHAFCNACITQWFAQQQICPVDRTVVTLAHLRPVPRIMRNMLSKLQISCDNAGFGCTATLRLDQLQSHLKDCEHNPKRPVTCEEGCGLEMPKDEMPNHNCIKHLRSVVQQQQTKIADLEKTAAEHKHQLAEQKRDIQLLKAYMRAIRSANPNLQNLEESIEYNEILEWVNSLQPARVTRWGGMISTPDAVLQAVIKRSLIDSGCPLSIVNDLIENAHERNWPQGLATLETRQMNRRYYENYVAKRIPGKQAVVVMACENQHMGEDMILEPGLVMIFAHGVEEIL